In the genome of Limnobaculum zhutongyuii, one region contains:
- the gltP gene encoding glutamate/aspartate:proton symporter GltP, translating into MKGFKFTLAWQILIALVLGIIVGSVMHGSESTDWLVVNFFKPAGDIFIRLIKMIVVPIVVSTLVVGIAGVGDAKKLGRIGLKTIIYFEIITTVAIVIGLVAANVFQPGHGIDMSQLNAVDISQYKATTAEVQSGAHSLVITIMSLIPTNIFKALASGEMLPIIFFSVLFGLGLSSLPKETRAPLLNVFRSMSETMFRVTHMIMRYAPIGVFALISVTVATFGFSSLIPLVKLVALVYGAIIFFALVVLGTVARICGLRIWTLIRILKDELILAYSTASSETVLPRIIEKMEAYGAPKAITGFVVPTGYSFNLDGSTLYQSIAAIFIAQLYGIELSLMQEITLVLTLMVTSKGIAGVPGVSFVVLLATLGSVGIPLDGLMFIAGVDRIMDMARTALNVVGNALAVLVIAKWERQFDKDKARAYEEEIFGKTKIA; encoded by the coding sequence ATGAAAGGTTTTAAATTTACTTTAGCCTGGCAGATTTTGATTGCTCTGGTACTTGGGATCATTGTTGGTTCTGTAATGCATGGGAGTGAATCAACCGATTGGTTAGTTGTTAACTTCTTTAAGCCTGCCGGCGACATTTTTATCCGTCTGATTAAGATGATTGTGGTACCGATTGTGGTATCAACATTAGTGGTCGGTATTGCCGGTGTCGGCGATGCTAAAAAGTTGGGCCGCATCGGACTGAAAACCATTATTTATTTTGAGATTATCACCACGGTAGCCATTGTGATTGGTTTAGTGGCGGCTAATGTTTTTCAACCCGGTCACGGTATCGATATGTCCCAGCTTAATGCGGTGGATATATCCCAATATAAGGCAACAACGGCAGAAGTGCAGAGTGGGGCTCATAGCTTAGTCATCACGATTATGTCGTTAATTCCAACCAACATCTTTAAAGCATTAGCATCAGGCGAGATGCTACCGATCATTTTCTTCTCCGTGTTGTTTGGATTAGGGTTATCGTCACTGCCTAAAGAGACTCGGGCACCTTTATTGAATGTGTTCAGATCGATGTCTGAAACGATGTTCAGAGTGACCCATATGATTATGCGTTATGCACCTATTGGGGTGTTCGCATTGATCTCAGTGACTGTTGCAACCTTTGGTTTCTCTTCATTAATTCCTTTAGTGAAGCTTGTTGCGCTGGTTTATGGCGCGATTATTTTCTTTGCATTAGTAGTTCTGGGTACCGTTGCGCGTATATGTGGTTTACGTATCTGGACTTTAATCCGCATTCTGAAAGATGAGCTAATTTTGGCCTATTCAACCGCCAGCTCAGAAACAGTATTGCCGAGAATTATCGAAAAGATGGAAGCCTATGGAGCACCTAAAGCTATTACTGGCTTTGTTGTTCCTACCGGTTACTCTTTTAATCTGGATGGCTCTACGCTTTATCAAAGTATTGCGGCTATCTTTATCGCTCAGCTGTATGGCATTGAGCTGTCGCTAATGCAGGAAATTACGCTGGTATTAACCCTGATGGTGACCTCTAAAGGCATTGCAGGCGTGCCTGGCGTATCCTTTGTGGTGCTATTGGCCACATTAGGTAGCGTTGGTATCCCTCTGGATGGTCTGATGTTTATTGCTGGTGTGGACCGTATCATGGACATGGCTCGTACTGCTCTGAACGTTGTGGGTAATGCCTTGGCGGTACTGGTTATCGCTAAGTGGGAAAGACAGTTTGATAAAGATAAAGCGCGTGCTTATGAAGAAGAGATTTTTGGTAAAACAAAAATAGCCTGA
- the acs gene encoding acetate--CoA ligase, with protein sequence MSTVHKHPVPAAIAENALINKQQYQAMYQQSVEDPDTFWDTQGKIIDWVKPYTKVKNTSFSPGNIDIRWFEDGTLNLSANCLDRHLETRGDQTAIIWESDDGSETQKITYRQLYHRVCKFANVLKSLGMKQGDVVAIYMPMVPETAVAMLACARLGLIHSVIFAGFSPEAIAGRIIDSSSRLVITADEGLRAGKTIPLKKNIDDALANPNVNSVEHTIVFRRTGNTINWKPNHDLWWHELVDAASDECAPVELPAESPLFILYTSGSTGKPKGVLHTTGGYLVYAALTFKYVFDYHDGEIYWCTADMGWVTGHSYALYGPLCNGATTLFFEGLLTYPGPNRMSQLIDKYQVNILYTAPTAIRSLMAQGNLAVTDTTRNSLRIMGSVGEPINPEAWEWYYYTIGNGKCPIVDTWWQTETGGFMLTPLPGATELKAGSATLPFFGVQPALVDNDGNLLSDACEGNLVITDSWPGQARTLYGDHARFEQTYFASFKGFYFSGDGARRDEDGYYWITGRVDDVLNVSGHRLGTAEIESALVAHPKIAEAAVVGIPHYIKGQAIYAYITLNYGEEPSDELYDDVIKWVRKEIGPIATPDILHWTQTLPKTRSGKIMRRILRKIADGDTSNLGDTSTLADPGVVEKLLQEKELMKAAS encoded by the coding sequence ATGAGCACTGTTCATAAACATCCCGTTCCTGCTGCTATAGCAGAAAACGCGCTGATCAATAAACAGCAATATCAGGCTATGTATCAGCAGTCAGTAGAAGATCCTGACACGTTTTGGGATACGCAAGGGAAAATTATTGATTGGGTGAAACCTTACACTAAGGTTAAAAATACATCATTTTCTCCTGGCAATATCGATATTCGTTGGTTTGAAGACGGAACGCTGAACCTGTCAGCTAACTGCCTGGATCGTCATCTGGAAACTCGCGGTGACCAGACGGCAATTATCTGGGAAAGCGACGATGGCAGCGAAACGCAAAAAATTACCTATCGTCAGCTCTATCATCGGGTCTGCAAATTTGCCAATGTGCTTAAATCACTGGGCATGAAACAGGGCGATGTCGTTGCGATTTATATGCCAATGGTGCCGGAAACTGCTGTTGCCATGTTGGCTTGTGCACGCCTGGGGTTGATCCACTCCGTTATCTTTGCTGGTTTTTCTCCGGAAGCTATTGCCGGACGCATTATCGATTCCAGCTCTCGTCTGGTAATTACCGCGGATGAGGGACTACGTGCAGGTAAGACCATCCCGCTGAAAAAGAATATTGATGACGCGTTAGCAAATCCTAACGTGAATAGCGTGGAACATACCATTGTTTTCAGACGAACCGGTAATACCATCAACTGGAAGCCTAATCATGACTTGTGGTGGCATGAGTTAGTTGATGCAGCAAGTGATGAGTGTGCTCCGGTAGAGCTTCCGGCCGAAAGTCCGCTGTTTATTCTCTACACCTCCGGCTCAACCGGCAAGCCAAAAGGCGTGCTACATACCACCGGTGGTTATCTGGTTTATGCTGCGCTGACATTCAAGTATGTCTTTGATTATCATGATGGCGAAATCTATTGGTGTACCGCCGATATGGGTTGGGTCACTGGCCATAGCTATGCGCTGTATGGACCATTGTGCAATGGGGCGACTACCCTCTTTTTTGAAGGATTATTGACCTACCCCGGCCCTAACCGGATGTCACAGCTGATAGATAAATATCAGGTCAATATTCTGTATACCGCCCCTACGGCCATTCGCTCTCTGATGGCGCAAGGCAATCTGGCTGTTACAGATACCACACGTAACTCCCTGAGAATCATGGGCAGCGTTGGTGAACCTATCAACCCGGAAGCCTGGGAATGGTATTACTACACGATTGGTAACGGTAAATGCCCCATTGTTGATACCTGGTGGCAAACAGAAACCGGCGGTTTTATGTTAACGCCTCTTCCTGGTGCTACAGAGCTAAAAGCAGGTTCTGCGACCTTACCTTTCTTTGGTGTTCAGCCCGCATTAGTCGACAATGATGGAAACCTGTTAAGCGATGCCTGTGAAGGTAATCTGGTTATAACCGATTCGTGGCCTGGCCAGGCACGTACACTCTATGGCGACCACGCACGATTTGAACAAACTTACTTTGCTTCATTCAAAGGTTTCTATTTCAGTGGCGACGGCGCTCGCCGCGATGAAGATGGATATTACTGGATAACAGGCCGGGTAGATGATGTTCTAAACGTATCAGGACATCGTCTGGGCACTGCTGAAATCGAATCCGCGTTAGTTGCTCATCCTAAAATCGCCGAAGCTGCCGTTGTCGGTATTCCTCATTACATCAAAGGGCAGGCTATTTATGCCTATATCACGCTAAATTACGGTGAAGAACCCAGCGATGAACTTTATGACGATGTTATTAAATGGGTGCGTAAAGAGATTGGGCCGATAGCCACGCCTGATATCTTGCACTGGACCCAAACCCTTCCTAAAACGCGTTCGGGTAAAATTAT